The genome window TTGGTAGTTTTAGTGCTCGCTGTGCTTTGGAAAGCTAAGACCTTTGAGATAGTACAACTACTCCAAAGACAGCTGTGACACTTTTAGGTCCACCATCAATTCCATATCCTATTCTGGCCAAAGAACTGGAAGCCTCTTATCAGAGGCTTATGCTATCCTTGACAAAGTACTAAGAGTTTACAAACTAAGTAAAATTAGAGACACTAAGCTTGAATTTCTGTAAGTCTCTCTATAAATCACTTTGACTAATGTGAAATCTATTCACAAAGATTCCTTTAATCCTTCTAAAAATTCCCTTCCGAACTGCCAGTAGTGGCTTTGTGGTTTATTTCACCAAGTCCCATAAGGGGAAGTCTTGCAAATCAAAGTCCAGGAAGTCCTTTGTGTGAGCTTCCCTGTTCTTCATGGGCTACTACGAGAACTGAGAGCTAGCAGGGCAAGTCCAGAGGCATCAACAAGATATAAGCCCAATAACTCTGAGATCCCAATACCTTGACTGCCTACTGGTGGTTTTAAAGTTGTaagtaaaaaatgcagaagtgcaGTTTCCTTCTCTATGTGGCAAGGACTTCTGAAACATACCACAAACTAAAGGAAAGAACACCAAGAGaattaaaaatccatttcagTGGGAATGGAAGTATATTCTCCTTTGTGCTTGTTCCCTGTGTGTTTCAAAAGACTCGCCTATCTGCCCACAGGCTTCACACAGAGAGGAAGCAGCATTTTCTATGTACTGTGCAGACTATCTTAAGACTCCTCAAATCAGAGTTCCATCAAGATGTAAGAAATCCGTTTTCTACCACCTGAACAACTTAAGATACGCCAGCAGAGAATACCCCAcctcacaaagagaaaaagctttgtGACAAGAGACCCTGCTTTCAGTGAACAGCACACTTATGCTCCTTATGCAAGCCAAAAATGCACTCCCTGAACCTCTCAGCACTCAAAAAAGCCACTGAAGAACCTTCGGTGTGAGGATATGAAGCATGTTCTGGGTCAGAGCATGAGACACAATGCTTCATCCCACAAACTGTATTATTACAGGGTACACACTACTGCTCTGCAGGATATCTTCCTGAAGACTCTGGTGTATTTCCAGTCTCCAAGTCAACGTCATTTATTTCATGGTGATTGTGACACCATTTCTTATCCCTCAACTCTAAAAGTTTCTGCATTTCCATTCTGATGAGATTTGTGACTCTGGCTTTTATAACTTCACATCGTAAGACCTGAACTTACTCCTTTTAATAGTTCATTCTGTACCGCCTCACAGAGTCATACACTGACAACAAGTGTATAGCAGATCCTGGCTACGGACAACAGTCTCTGCATATAGAAAAAGGCAACACAGAGACCTCCCTCAAAGCCTGGAACCTGAATGTCTCAAGAaattcctcctgtttctttctcaaAAGGGTTCTTGCTACCTGTGAAAGACACTTGGACCTGAAATTAATTCTGGAGATCCTCTACAGGAAACCACAGAAGCCACAGTGGCTAATGAAGACATTTAACAATGGTTTGTCTCACATCTTTGCTTTTAGAAGGAGAATCAAGATCTGTGCAAAACCTTTCAACATAGTTTTTACTATCATCAGCATTTTACTAAATCACTGTCTAAAGTCAGTAGCAATTCAGAGCAAAGAATCAGCAGATTTCCCAAAATGCTTAAAAGAACTAGTAATTTTTGTCTCAAGCAATCAATCTTTGAGACTTCTTAGACTAAGACACACAAAGAGTTACTGCTACTGATCACATGCATGTAAGTACTTAGGAGCACTACATATCACCCTGTTTCATTTGGCAGAGAGAGAGAACCGTGCCACTGGAAAATAACCAGAAGGCAGGGTACAGGGCCTCAGTAAACTGGGTTTTGAACTTATAGATCAAGTTATGCTTCTCCCCAACAGCCATGAAAATCACAAACCCTCCATCGCAGTGCAGCAACACACCAATCTTGGTAGCCTTAATGTTGGGTAAGCACTTTTCAACATCGTTATGCCAGGATGATATTTTGGAATTAAACCACTCGAtacaccaggagctgctgttcctgcccAGGCGGCTCTCGGGCCCGTGCCGGTCCATGCTGCCGTAGCAGATCCCGATGCCACAGAAGTTGTTCTGCTGCAGTTCCACTTCCCAGTAGTGGATGCCTCTCTTGAAGCACTGGAACCCCAGCACCTGGGGACAATCGGTGAAGCGTTGAGGGTGGTGGTTGTAATTCATGGGGATGTCTGAGACAGACATCCTGGTGTATCTCTCAGACAGAACCACTTTATTATGAGCTGTGTTGAAATCCAGCGTGATGTGAGCAGCATCTGCAATGACATGAACTGTTTGAAGGtactgaagagcagagcagtcTCATTAATAACACCCTGCCTAGGCACTTGTTCCTATGCAAGTtcatctccctgctctgcttttctccacagGGCAGGCAGTTCTTAGGGCCATGGTAATAGCTTCTgggctcagctccagctctgtgtTACACAGCAGGCAAATGGAGGGCAAGTTCCCTTCCTTCTGCATCCCCATGGGATTCCTTAACCACCCAAATATAGACAAGCAAAAGAAGGGAATTGCTGATCTGGCAGTGAAACGTCTACCATATTGTATACCATCTGGTACAGCATCTTAAGCAAGCCATCATGGGCTCACATAAAAGCCTGCATTTGATCTCAAAGAAAAATCCAGTGCATGACATTGTATTTCTAGGCTACTCTAATGCAGTCATTCTGGGGGAAACCAAAGCCATtgctgaaaaaaagtaatttacttCTGTAAAGATACATCAATACCAAAGATCAGTTTGATTCATCTGGCAAAAGAACCACTTAGAAACCTCCTGCCCacttttccttcaaatatttcCTTCATTTGTAACAACCAGTTGACAACCTACTAAGCTAACTAAACCCCCTCAAAAGTACTTTGGTCAGATAACTACAGAGGGCATGTAACAGCAGTGCAGTAAGTGCAGAAACTTCACATTTGAGTAACATAGTGTCTTACACTGCAAAAGCTCCTCTCTGGGTTTCTTCAGAAAGCTGTCAATAAGCTCTTTAACTGCAGCAACAGTTGCAGTATTTGGTGTTGCTGTGGTTGGTGCTGtgtcaacagaaaaaaaaaaaaaaaaaaaaaaaaaaaaagagtttggtCAGTTGGGAAGAAACCGTGCATGCTTAACACACCATCACCAACCTCCTCAGGCTGGAGTGGACCTTTATTGGTTATCTGGTTTAACCTCCTGCCCCACACAGGGTTAACTTCACTATTAGCTCAGGTTGCTCACTGTCTTGTCAAGTTTTGGAAATCCCCTGTTACTTCTGGGCAACCTCCTTCATTGCTAGATCGTTCTCACAGTGACTTGTAAGAGCCTCTTCAGGGCAAGAGTTGAACTTTTGGTTAGTACACCAACACTAGCGACCATCTACTTACCATTTTAAGAGCAGTCAATGAAAATTAGAGTAAATATGCTGAAAGTTTGGACTTACCAACTTTAgcaggtttctttttctctggagaaagaaagaaacaaaaaagttaacAGTGAGTTCTGCTGAGACTGAAAAACCTCTAATGGAGTGTGCCACCTCTAACACCATTGTCATGGCttttctgaagctgcagcagtaGATAAAGCTGACAGTCCAACACATTGAAGACACATACAAATACACCCATACTGAAAAGCTACACATGAAGCAcatttgtttcctgtttcaCAGGGTCATAAGCCTGGAAGGAGCTTCATCCCTACTCCAAGATGCAGTGTGTTAGGGCAAGTGGTAATAAGCCTGTTCCCATGAGGCAGCAACAGGAGCTAGAAGTTCATTCAACTCCAGCAATCCACAACAGACCCCACTGAGTGCTCCATACCAGGAACAGTGAATGGAAAGGACCATGTGTCAAGATCTCAGTAGAAGTAACACAAGTAGTTTCTTTACACgtggaattatttaaaaaagaaaatgtcttaaGATCTTCCAAACAGGCTGGAGTGCCCCATTAATATTGGTATCTGGACAAAACACTGAAGAGCCCTAGTGTAACCTGCCACAAAGACTGTCTCCATCACCCTAGCCTTAGACTGTAGGCAAGACACGGCCAGCAAAATGTTTAAGTAAGGCTGCTGTTAATCATCACTTACTGGTATTTTCCCCCTCCTGCAAAGTGGCTTGAGCTTGGGGAGCGGTTTTCTCTTTCTTGGTTTGCTCTTgtgaggggagaaaagaaaaaaaaacagaatgtgAACAGCTCATAATCCATCAAACGAGTCACCAGATGTttaatacaaatgaaaaaaactgcaagaaaCAGAGGGTGGGGAGgctcagctttgctttccaagGCTGGTGCACCATCATAGCCCTGCAGTTTGCTGTTTTACAGCTCACAAGATGTCCACCACCAAACAGCCCCCAACACCCTCCCCTTTCCATGCCAGAGGGCTCACTACAGATCATCACTGCATCACCCCTAGAGCAAACAGCTCTTGGGTAACTGCTTGAATTCTTACTTAATGGTAAGTTAGGAGAGGATTATGTTCTTTAGTACTTACGTGGTCCCAGACCCTTTTTCTCAACAACTGTTCTGCTTGGAGAAGCCACACGAGTGGGCCTAGTTCTCCCAGGTATTAGTTTTACTGCAATAGGAATATTTTACATTATGGTTTGTATTGCCAAGAACAGTAATGCATGAGCAAGGACATTTTTCaatcttatttttcagttacGTGAACAAAATGTaagtgctgctcagcagagatggagactgCAGAGAAGATACCCATGTCCCAGTCCAAAAGATATTTTTGCTTAACCTGGTAAGCAAGGCTTTGTTCTGTAACACTTATATGATCAGCACCTCTCCAGTTGGGTGATCACAGTCCTGTCACTCTAAAGCATTTTATGTCATCCCTCAAATCCACATCCTAACTGCATCCAACCCTGCTACataatacaaatataaattacTGTAAGGAATAAAGGCCAGATGGGCATAGTATCATGGTACTTACCAGCTTATCCAAGTATAGATAATATGCTAAAGAGGCACTGGCACATTTTATTCTGCTAGTTTAGCCCAGACTTTAGCATTTTTGTGTGGAAACAGAGGACTGCAAATTTGGAAGACACAATTTATATTAACCACCTGTATtttctgtacttttaaaaattatatttcaatTAAAGGGGGAAAAGCCCTCATTTGAACTCACACCCAAGGCAGAAAATGCTAGTCCTGCCAGTGATACAGTACCTTCTGCTAGTTTCTCCCTCGACTGAGTCACTGAAAATTTCACAATGTCTTTAAGATTAATGGCAGACTCATAAGTGGATTGTATCAAGTTTTGGTCCATTTCAATTGCTGGAACAAAAGCATCTTTTGTTGATGTTCgttgcagtgctgctgctctctgaaatGACAAGTGGAAGATCTCATGCAGACAACCTTGTGTagcagacacagaaaaatacaaccAAGTCACTTTAAATGGGGTGGGTGTTGTGCATTCCTCTCAAATTCAAAGGAGCAAAGGTTACAGTCAGACAAGACCCACAGCAAAATTTCAGCAGCAGACCATGTGCATTGATTCTCAACTGGTATCTGAAGCAGTAAGAAAGATCTACTAGGTGGTGtcacagctcagagctgcaaCACCTCACAGAGATGAGTTCTGTTACATTGATACTTGTTTACTTATCACTACATCCTTTTGTAGCACGTTCTTGCACACTACTGCATTACCAGTGGACCCCAAGTGTCTGGGGAGCAGGACTACCACAGCAGGTTTTTGTGATTCTGCATTCTAGAAACACAAAAGAATTAGATTTGCATTTAAAGGACATACTACCTTCAAAAACAGAACGTCATCAGCTTCCGTCAGTGCCATCTCAGTCTGATCTTTGAGAGACTGAATTTCATTCTTCTTACTTGCCAGAATACCGTGAATATAATCAAACTTATTGTAaactcttttttcttcatccGCAATTACTTTTAAGGCCTGAGTTTCTCTTTCTTCAATTAAagctttaatttctgaaaactcATTTCTGATCAAATCTTTCTTCCTGGAAACTGCGTCCTGGAACAGACAAGAACAGACAGATGCTGGTTTCAAAAGAACAGTTTGTGGACAAAGTACTACTTACTGctactacaagaaaaaaaacaagcctttGAGGAACATAAGCTTCAATTACTTTAAACAGGCAACAGAAAAGCTACATATTTCTCTGtagtttggaaagaaaactcattttctCCCAAGGAATTAGGGCAGTTCTTGGCTCCAGACCCTGCTGCGGGGGCTGTCAAGCTCCTGGGGCTTTGCTGCCATGAGGTCCAACACCAGACACCCACTGACATGGCTGTACCTGTTTCTACCTCCAAGATGTGGCATCTCTggttaatataaaattattcctGATCTTTCCAGAGATGATCCAGGGGAGCACAGAAGTGCTAACCCAGCAGCTTTTCAATGTCTTGGTCTCTACCACTTGATTCAGAAAGGATGGTACAAGTGAGAGGTACCCGATCCAGCTGTCAGCACAAACAGCAATCCTGATCATCAGCCAAGAGCAAGAATTAGTTGTGGTCGTTTATGGGGAAGAGACATTCCAACTTTCTGCAGTGGTGCAGCCATTACAGCTTGCTGATCCTTTAGCTTGGCCTGCACAGACATATACTTTATGCTGCAACAGGAGAGGATGGGTTGGAGCCCTGTTAGGGTCAGCGTGTCAGCGCATGTGGGTTAAAGCCCTTGTGCAGCAGTTGGGTTACTCCCATCTCCCACAgagctgcctggctctgccaaaATGccccttttctgttccttcccaGTAACGTCTTATCCTGCCAATACAATCTCAATACTTCAGCTATTGCCACATGAGTACAAGTATCAACAGCATGCAGCGGCCAGAGTATGCCCAGCAACCTGACAGCATTTTGAACAGCTACCCACTTACAACAGCTTGGCCTTGGTTTGTTTTCACAGTGTCCATGGCTCGAGCAGCTTTCTCACCCTGCTTGTGCAGCTCTACCAGTTTCTTCTTCAGCGCCGCCTGCAAAGGAAGAAAGCTTTTCAGAGAAGCAGGTGCCATGTCTGTCTCTGCCAGGCCATGCATGTCACGGTAAGAACCATATTTACAGGAAGTTTTAAATATCCCCAGTAAGCATTTAATAGTATTGATTTTAAAACCTACTGCTCCTTAAGCCTTACAGGATGTAATAGTCCTTATTTGTGGAGCCAgcaccctccctgcagctccacctGTCGTGACACCAAGATGCTTGCTGCTGACTCACTTTTGATACAAACTAAGTCCTTTGGTGAGCACAGCTGTTCTCAGAGCTAAGAACAGACTTTAGGTTCACTCTCAGGTTGGACTTCGGGGATCAGCTTAACACTACTCTACCTCCTCTCATTTCAATTGAGAATGTTATTGCTCAGATTTGACTTGTTAATTCCTTTAGTTCAAGATGCTGCCAAGATAATAAATAAGGGAGGACTTTGTAAGGTAAGCAGCCTACATACCCAATGAACAGATGAGAGTTTGGCTACCTACACTTTTCAAGTGTGCTTTACTCATCTACCCTCTGATTATCAGCTGTGCTGCAAGACACAAAGGCTggatttccttcccttcctctccatgGAGAACCTCCTCCTGGCTTTTACCTAcatgctgcagctctccagggtgcagtgagcagctgggagctgggcagacCCCGCAGAGGCAGGAGGCCttgctgcccagcccagcccaagAGAGGAGCTGGCAATCAGCCTCACGACAGCACCTTCCCGCGCCCTGCCAACACCATCTTGGAGAGACAAACACCAGGAACGACTCTGAAGACATGCTCAAGTGCACGTTGGAGGGAAGATAACATTTTGCCAAGGCCAGGCATGAGATTTACAGTCCAAGCCTTGGTCCAGCCTTCCCCTGGCACTCCACCAGCCCATGAGCTCAACACCCAGGGACGCACCATGCCCTGGGGGAGCGAAGGGGAGCTCTGGGGTGTCCCGTGGAGGGTGCTCCAACTCTGGGCAAAGCTGACGACCCCCACTGGCCGCAGCTGCTCACCTCGGCATTGGCTTTGGCCTGCTGCAGGGGGCTGGTGTGGCACAGCTTGTGCCcaaggaggcagagggagcagatGCAGATGCCGTGCTGGGTGCAGAAGAACTCGAAGAGCTTGCCGTGCTGCGAGCACTTGCGCTGCTGCAGGTCGCGCaggggtgggcagagctggtggtcGCGGAAGGCCGGGCTGTCCTGGTGCGGCCGCAGGTGTTCGGCGCAGAAGGAGACGGTGCAGGTCAGGCAGGTCTGCACGGCCggagcctgcaggcagctgtcGCATAAGATAGGGGCAGCCTCCTCCCCGCACCCCGCCGCCTCCTCGGCCTCGGTCCCGGTGtagccctggagctgctccaccACCCGGCACAGCACCGTGTTCTTCTGCAGCTGCGGGCGGCCCGGGAAGGTGGCCCGGCACTGCGGGCAGCTGAAGTTGCTCGACAGCCCGGCCCAGGTGAGGTCCAGGCAGGAGGCACAGAAGTTGTGCCCGCAGGGCACCGTCACCGGGCTGTTGAAGACGCAGAGGCAGATGGAGCAGGTCAGTTCTTCCTCCAGCCCTACCAGGCCCGGCTCCGCCATCGTCTTCGCTGCCGCCGCCCCGAATAACGAAAAACGAAACTGGGACCGTGGCTTTCCGGGAATTTACTCGGCCCGTCCCCGCCCCGACGGGAGGGGCGGTGCTCCAGGACCGGTGCGACAGCCAGCGCGGATCGCGGGCACGGACGCTCGGGCAAGGCCGCCTTCCCTCccccggggccgcggggggTCCCGGCAGCCGCGACCCGGCGGGGACAGAGCGGCCCGCGGGGCCCCGGCGTCCTGAGCCCGGGGAGGCCCCTGCAGCATCCTCCATCGCAGCCGCAGTCCCCGGCAGGTCTCGAGTTGTGTCCCCTGCTCCCGTCCCAAAACTGGACAAGAAATCCCCGGACACTCCAGCACAGCCCGGTTCGGCGCTGCCCGCAGCCTGTGGCTCGAGGGCACGGAAAGGCGTGAGCCCGACTCTTCCGTGCCCGGGGGGAcgagctgctgccagctccgGCTGCTCTCCCCCGAGCTGCGGCTcacccagctgctggagagcaaagaAGCTGTTTGTGGATCCCGTGTTCTTAAAGCACACAGGTTACTGCTCTGTGAATGTGGAAACTCGcaacagaaaatacttcctcgtttttttttcctgctcccttttctgcccTGTCTGCTGGTGCCCCAGGGACTT of Apus apus isolate bApuApu2 chromosome 17, bApuApu2.pri.cur, whole genome shotgun sequence contains these proteins:
- the TRIM25 gene encoding E3 ubiquitin/ISG15 ligase TRIM25; protein product: MAEPGLVGLEEELTCSICLCVFNSPVTVPCGHNFCASCLDLTWAGLSSNFSCPQCRATFPGRPQLQKNTVLCRVVEQLQGYTGTEAEEAAGCGEEAAPILCDSCLQAPAVQTCLTCTVSFCAEHLRPHQDSPAFRDHQLCPPLRDLQQRKCSQHGKLFEFFCTQHGICICSLCLLGHKLCHTSPLQQAKANAEAALKKKLVELHKQGEKAARAMDTVKTNQGQAVDAVSRKKDLIRNEFSEIKALIEERETQALKVIADEEKRVYNKFDYIHGILASKKNEIQSLKDQTEMALTEADDVLFLKRAAALQRTSTKDAFVPAIEMDQNLIQSTYESAINLKDIVKFSVTQSREKLAEVKLIPGRTRPTRVASPSRTVVEKKGLGPQQTKKEKTAPQAQATLQEGENTKKKKPAKVAPTTATPNTATVAAVKELIDSFLKKPREELLQYAAHITLDFNTAHNKVVLSERYTRMSVSDIPMNYNHHPQRFTDCPQVLGFQCFKRGIHYWEVELQQNNFCGIGICYGSMDRHGPESRLGRNSSSWCIEWFNSKISSWHNDVEKCLPNIKATKIGVLLHCDGGFVIFMAVGEKHNLIYKFKTQFTEALYPAFWLFSSGTVLSLCQMKQGDM